Genomic segment of Panicum virgatum strain AP13 chromosome 9N, P.virgatum_v5, whole genome shotgun sequence:
TGTGATTTTTGACtgtaacaacaaaaaaaaaatcattacaATCCCACCATACAAAAAACACAGGGCATAGATGTCAACAACCGTAGCAGCACAAACAAGAGGgaaatttcttcaaaaaaaaagtgggaGATAAATTTCAACACGCTAGGAACAAGGAAGTATGGTGCGAGTTCATATTTACCTAGATTCAGTGGTTGGCATGTTAACCCAGTATCTTCTGTCACCGATTCCTGTTATCACCAGGGCTTTCGACGACAAAGCCATGCAGATCCCACCTTTGCTCTTCTCCAACCAGAATTCCTGCcggacaaaaaaagaaaaaagtacaCGTTGGAAAACTTCTCTATAGACCAAAcatttaaattttaaactatTCAATTTCGCATAAAACAACAAGAAAACTGCATAGTTCTTTCTTGTTTTCATGGCTCTATGCAAAGAAAGAGAAACCACGAGACTTTTTTTAAAGGAAGCCTCCCCTAAAATTGACACTTCCTTTCCACAAAAATATCAAACTCGAAGTTCAAACTACCTAAACAGTTGAACTATTCAGAAATTTATGTTCTTGCAAGGGcagataaaaaaaatagaagcaaATTAAGGTTATGCATGCTCAGCCCCATATCCAAATCTCtttgaaaaaaatcaaaatggaACGAGACCGATTCTAACGACCCGGCCTaagataacggctaagatctactctacattttgagtaaatcacacctactaaataactctcttgcgttttcgtcctcgcttcgcgcaaaaggttcgaaccggagttattAACTTCCtagggaccggctatttaagtcATTACAACTCGCTTTCCGTTAGTCCGGAAATAAAGGAATACTGTGCCGCGTGATACACAAGCcatgtgctacagtaaccgcgcggTCCAATCCGCCCGTGCGCCGTGACACCGATGACCGATCAAACCGATGACCGATCAAAAGATCGAAAGGAAAATCTCACCCTTTTGCCACCGTCGAACGGCACAGGCTTGGCGAGCGTTGCAAAGATGTCCTTCTTCCCCATCTCGCTCCTACTCCCTCTACTTCCCACCTCCTTGGCTTCATCAACGAAACGCAGGAGATGGCCGTAGTTCTCCGGCAGCTTCGCGTCCCACACgaagtccgccgccgccgcgccgcggaaCGCACGGTTCAGCCTCGCGAGCCGGCATATGTCCGGCGCGTCGAGGTAGAGCAGCACCTCCGCGGCGCACAGCTCCGGCAGGTCGCCCAGCCCGGCGCGCGCGACCTTGCCGCCGGGCTCCATCCCCGCCAGGTCCGACGCGCCCGCGCCCATGCTTGCTGTCGCCGCCTCCAGTCGCGACTACCGAGCAAAAGAGCGCGCCTTCATTGGATTCGCGCGCGCCCGTAGCCCACAGGGGAGCCGAAGCCTCTTCCAAGAACTCGACGCCGAGCCGAGCTCAGGCGGAAGCAATCCACAAAAG
This window contains:
- the LOC120691998 gene encoding F-box protein PP2-A13-like translates to MGAGASDLAGMEPGGKVARAGLGDLPELCAAEVLLYLDAPDICRLARLNRAFRGAAAADFVWDAKLPENYGHLLRFVDEAKEVGSRGSRSEMGKKDIFATLAKPVPFDGGKREFWLEKSKGGICMALSSKALVITGIGDRRYWVNMPTTESRFHSFAYLQQIWWFEVVGEVDFSFPAGTYSLYFRLHLGKSSTRFGRRVCCSEQIHGWDKKPVRFQLSTSDGQHAVSQCYLDEPGSWILYHVGDFVASSSEQPIKLKFSLAQIDCTHTKGGLCVDSVVIYPKGFEPERVIRAQK